One Novipirellula caenicola genomic window carries:
- a CDS encoding DUF6655 family protein, whose amino-acid sequence MAIATAVTGCGTTQEQLATQQLVLSKAIDRSVAGIDFRPLSGRKVYLDTSYLRQAKDVGFVNADYVTSSLRQQIAAAGCLLQDTNKDADIIVEARIGTLGADEHRVTFGIPENNGLSSAASLLPNSPSLPAMPEFSLARRDSREGAAKIAAFAYERDSRQVVWQSGIRESNATARDTYVLGIGPFQSGSIRERTKLAGSKYLRFGGTVHKDSPQQNFARPPVNYAAETRFQDGWPVFDSNGAFLDFIEGPVDATSDEAMAIASQPPEPSDEKEEPASETR is encoded by the coding sequence ATGGCCATTGCAACGGCAGTGACAGGGTGCGGAACCACCCAAGAACAGCTGGCAACTCAGCAATTAGTGCTTAGCAAGGCGATCGATCGCAGCGTGGCAGGGATCGACTTTCGTCCGTTATCAGGACGAAAGGTGTATCTCGACACAAGTTACTTGCGTCAGGCCAAGGACGTGGGTTTCGTCAACGCGGACTATGTCACCAGTTCGCTTCGCCAGCAAATTGCGGCGGCGGGCTGTCTGTTGCAAGACACCAATAAAGACGCGGATATCATCGTCGAAGCGAGAATCGGGACTCTCGGTGCCGACGAACACCGAGTCACCTTTGGTATTCCCGAGAACAACGGATTGTCATCCGCCGCATCGCTGCTGCCGAATTCGCCTAGCTTGCCCGCGATGCCTGAATTTTCGCTGGCACGACGTGATTCCCGCGAGGGGGCGGCAAAAATTGCTGCGTTTGCGTATGAGCGAGACAGCCGCCAAGTCGTTTGGCAATCGGGGATCCGTGAATCCAACGCGACAGCCCGAGACACCTACGTGCTTGGGATCGGCCCCTTCCAAAGCGGCTCGATCCGCGAACGCACCAAATTGGCAGGCAGCAAGTACCTGAGATTTGGTGGGACCGTGCACAAGGATTCGCCGCAGCAAAATTTTGCCCGCCCTCCGGTCAACTACGCGGCGGAAACGCGATTCCAAGATGGCTGGCCTGTGTTTGACAGCAACGGAGCATTCCTGGATTTCATCGAAGGCCCCGTCGACGCAACATCGGACGAAGCGATGGCGATCGCTTCGCAGCCGCCCGAACCGTCGGATGAAAAAGAAGAGCCGGCCAGCGAAACCCGTTAG
- a CDS encoding SAM-dependent methyltransferase: MSNVYQLIDFGDGLKLESLGGYLVSRPSPAAEGIRQKHPRRWTDADATYDGQQRRWNHRTEWPESLTLDCGHFKMPVRPTPFGHIGLFPEQAKNWQWLSTEHRDHEPLALNLFGYTGASTMALARAGFSVVHVDAAKPNVTAAKVAAETNQLSDAPIRYLVDDAAKFAAREVRRQRRYHTIVMDPPAYGHSPKGKTWRLERDLWPLVNDCLELIDPMNFRMLITGHSPQVDASDVLEYLMQSAAIKAAQKKDRLRFKTGRSTIQDQSGRSLDAGFYVRVQSGE, from the coding sequence ATGAGCAATGTCTATCAACTTATCGATTTCGGCGACGGGCTGAAGCTTGAATCGCTAGGCGGTTATTTGGTTTCTCGGCCTTCGCCCGCGGCCGAAGGGATTCGCCAGAAACATCCACGCCGCTGGACCGACGCCGATGCGACCTACGATGGGCAGCAGCGACGATGGAATCACCGCACCGAGTGGCCTGAATCGCTGACGCTGGATTGTGGACATTTCAAAATGCCAGTCCGCCCCACTCCGTTTGGCCACATCGGCTTGTTTCCCGAACAGGCCAAGAATTGGCAATGGTTATCGACCGAGCATCGCGACCATGAACCGCTTGCACTGAACTTATTTGGCTATACCGGGGCAAGCACGATGGCGCTGGCACGCGCTGGTTTCTCGGTTGTTCACGTTGATGCGGCCAAGCCCAACGTGACGGCCGCGAAAGTGGCGGCCGAAACGAATCAGCTATCCGACGCCCCGATCCGCTATCTGGTCGATGATGCTGCGAAATTTGCAGCACGCGAGGTCCGTCGCCAACGGCGGTACCACACCATCGTGATGGATCCCCCCGCTTACGGGCACTCGCCCAAAGGGAAAACGTGGCGGTTAGAACGGGATCTTTGGCCGCTGGTAAATGACTGTCTCGAATTGATCGATCCGATGAATTTCCGGATGCTGATCACGGGACATTCCCCTCAAGTTGACGCCAGCGACGTGCTTGAGTACTTGATGCAATCGGCGGCAATCAAAGCGGCGCAAAAAAAAGATCGGCTCCGTTTCAAAACGGGCCGATCCACAATTCAAGATCAATCGGGACGCAGTCTCGACGCGGGTTTTTACGTCCGCGTGCAAAGCGGCGAATGA
- the sucD gene encoding succinate--CoA ligase subunit alpha: MSILVDGNTKVICQGITGNAGTFHSLGCRDYGTQMVGGVTPGKGGQNVEGIPVFDTVEEAVEKTGANATMIFVPPPFTADAILEAVDAGIEIIAAITEGVPVIDMVRVYEKVRASKSILIGPNCPGLITPGSCKIGIMPGYIHNPGKVGVMSRSGTLTYEAVWQTSSLGLGQSTCVGLGGDPIVGTSFIDLLKLYQEDDQTEAILMIGEIGGSAEEEAAAFAKANVTKPMAAFIAGRTAPPGKRMGHAGAIISGGKGTAEEKVAALEDAGIVVAPTPADMGQAVVEAIGRKG; encoded by the coding sequence ATGAGCATTCTGGTTGACGGAAACACAAAAGTCATCTGCCAAGGCATCACGGGCAACGCCGGCACGTTCCATAGTCTGGGGTGTCGTGACTACGGCACCCAAATGGTCGGCGGAGTCACTCCGGGCAAAGGCGGCCAAAACGTCGAAGGCATTCCTGTTTTTGACACCGTCGAAGAGGCGGTTGAAAAAACAGGGGCGAACGCAACGATGATCTTCGTTCCGCCGCCATTCACCGCCGACGCAATCCTCGAAGCAGTCGACGCTGGGATCGAGATCATTGCCGCGATCACCGAAGGCGTGCCTGTCATCGACATGGTTCGCGTCTACGAAAAAGTACGCGCGAGCAAGTCGATCTTGATCGGCCCTAACTGCCCCGGTTTGATCACCCCAGGATCTTGCAAAATCGGCATCATGCCCGGTTATATCCATAACCCAGGCAAGGTCGGGGTGATGAGCCGCAGTGGTACCTTGACCTACGAAGCGGTCTGGCAAACCAGCAGCCTCGGTCTTGGGCAGAGCACCTGCGTTGGACTCGGTGGCGACCCGATCGTCGGCACCAGCTTTATCGATCTGCTAAAGCTGTATCAAGAAGACGATCAAACCGAAGCCATCTTGATGATCGGTGAAATCGGTGGATCGGCTGAAGAAGAAGCCGCAGCGTTCGCCAAAGCAAATGTCACCAAGCCAATGGCCGCGTTCATTGCCGGTCGTACCGCACCTCCCGGAAAGCGAATGGGGCATGCCGGAGCGATCATCAGCGGTGGTAAGGGAACCGCCGAAGAAAAGGTCGCGGCGCTCGAAGATGCTGGCATCGTGGTTGCCCCCACCCCGGCCGATATGGGGCAAGCGGTGGTCGAGGCGATTGGTCGCAAAGGCTAA
- the sucC gene encoding ADP-forming succinate--CoA ligase subunit beta: MKIHEYQGKQLFRKAGVPVLEGHVAKTADEAAAAFDKLGGSIAVVKAQIHAGGRGKGTIIDNPEQRGVVLVKSADEARAAANGLLGKTLVTIQTGEEGKVVNQVFVEAGCDIARELYLGIVVDREASRPVLMVSTEGGVEIEKVAEETPELIFKEHFDPAVGLEAFQVRKLCKKLGIEGPAAKAAFKFMTAICRFFVDYDCAMAEINPLVITGSGEMVALDAKITFDDNAMFRHKDLLELRDLSEEEPSEVRASDSGLSYVKLDGNIGCLVNGAGLAMSTMDIIKYHGGKPANFLDVGGGANAQQVTEAFRILLSDPNCKGVLVNIFGGIARCTTIASALIEASKTVGFTVPLVVRLEGTEVEEGRKMLAESDVNVINATDITDAAKKIVAAAAG, from the coding sequence ATGAAGATTCACGAATATCAAGGCAAGCAACTGTTCCGCAAAGCTGGTGTACCGGTTTTAGAAGGACATGTTGCGAAGACCGCTGACGAAGCGGCAGCCGCATTTGACAAACTCGGCGGTTCGATTGCTGTTGTCAAAGCCCAGATCCATGCGGGCGGACGCGGTAAGGGAACCATTATCGATAACCCAGAGCAACGCGGCGTCGTGCTTGTCAAAAGTGCCGACGAAGCTCGCGCAGCAGCCAACGGATTGCTTGGCAAAACGCTGGTCACCATCCAGACCGGCGAAGAAGGCAAGGTCGTCAATCAGGTTTTTGTCGAAGCCGGTTGCGACATTGCCCGCGAATTGTACCTCGGCATCGTGGTAGACCGCGAAGCGTCCCGCCCGGTTTTGATGGTCAGCACCGAAGGGGGTGTTGAGATCGAAAAGGTCGCCGAAGAGACCCCCGAACTGATTTTCAAGGAACACTTTGACCCCGCCGTCGGGCTGGAGGCGTTCCAGGTTCGCAAGCTTTGCAAAAAACTCGGAATCGAAGGTCCCGCCGCCAAGGCTGCGTTCAAGTTCATGACCGCGATCTGTCGCTTCTTTGTCGATTACGATTGTGCGATGGCCGAGATCAACCCGCTTGTAATCACCGGCAGCGGCGAAATGGTCGCGTTGGACGCGAAAATCACCTTCGACGACAACGCAATGTTCCGTCACAAGGACTTGTTGGAACTGCGAGATTTGTCCGAAGAAGAGCCAAGCGAAGTGCGTGCTAGCGATTCCGGACTCAGCTACGTCAAGCTCGATGGCAACATTGGTTGCCTCGTCAACGGTGCCGGATTGGCGATGTCGACGATGGACATCATCAAGTACCACGGCGGCAAACCTGCGAACTTCCTCGACGTTGGTGGTGGAGCGAACGCTCAACAGGTGACCGAAGCCTTCCGGATTTTGTTGTCGGACCCCAATTGCAAGGGCGTGTTGGTCAACATCTTTGGTGGGATCGCACGCTGTACCACGATCGCATCGGCATTGATCGAAGCGAGCAAGACCGTTGGCTTTACCGTTCCATTGGTCGTCCGGCTCGAAGGCACCGAGGTCGAAGAAGGCCGCAAGATGCTTGCCGAAAGCGACGTGAATGTCATCAATGCGACCGACATTACCGACGCGGCCAAGAAAATCGTGGCTGCCGCAGCGGGCTAA
- a CDS encoding DUF1501 domain-containing protein, translated as MLSFKGFKAKDLCDPHLSPTRRTFLRVGGCGMLGLSLPSLLQMQSAAASEKHVGGPGWGKAKSIILLYLQGGPSQLDLWDPKENLPDNAKSVFKPISTKIPGVKFTENLPKLSQVNDRFTMIRSMSYTPNGLFNHTAAIYQMMTGYTTDKVSPSGQLEPPSPKDFPNFGSNIVKMRPLDEPMLPFVMLPRPLQESNVVGKGGTAGFLGKAFDPYTLYPDGDDMDMDKMSRIKIDDLQLRPEVFSVRLQRRAKLRDLLNAQMPQINEAVESFELDQYYDQALSLIVSGRARDAFNLSAESNEIRDAYGRNTFGQSCLLARRLVEAGTRVVEVIWPKVANSDNHSWDHHTGLSKRMKDQSAPMLDSALSTLITDMDTRGLLEDTLVVAVGEFGRSPQRGVSTSGNNNSDDGRDHWPYCYTAVVAGAGTKRGYIHGKSDKTASAPLENPVHPAELLATIYHSFGIAPETIVYNHLNQPRELVKAEAISALMA; from the coding sequence ATGTTGTCATTCAAAGGGTTCAAAGCCAAGGATCTTTGCGATCCGCATCTCTCGCCTACCCGCCGCACGTTTCTGCGAGTGGGGGGTTGTGGCATGCTCGGTTTGTCGTTGCCATCGCTGTTGCAAATGCAAAGTGCTGCGGCCTCGGAAAAGCATGTCGGCGGTCCGGGATGGGGCAAAGCCAAAAGCATCATCCTGCTGTATTTGCAGGGCGGCCCAAGCCAATTGGATTTATGGGACCCTAAAGAAAATCTGCCCGACAACGCCAAAAGTGTTTTCAAGCCGATCAGCACTAAGATCCCCGGAGTCAAATTCACGGAAAACCTGCCAAAGCTGAGCCAGGTGAACGATCGCTTCACGATGATTCGGTCAATGTCCTACACGCCCAATGGTTTGTTCAATCACACCGCGGCGATCTATCAAATGATGACCGGCTACACGACGGACAAAGTCAGTCCGTCGGGGCAACTCGAACCGCCATCGCCCAAGGACTTTCCGAATTTCGGCAGCAACATCGTCAAAATGCGTCCGCTTGATGAGCCGATGCTTCCGTTTGTCATGCTGCCGCGACCGCTGCAAGAATCCAACGTCGTCGGCAAGGGAGGGACGGCGGGGTTCCTCGGTAAAGCGTTTGATCCGTATACGCTTTACCCCGACGGCGATGACATGGATATGGACAAGATGAGTCGCATCAAGATTGATGATCTTCAATTGCGACCCGAGGTGTTCAGCGTCCGTTTGCAACGGCGTGCCAAACTTCGTGATCTGTTGAATGCTCAAATGCCTCAAATCAATGAAGCAGTCGAGTCGTTCGAACTGGACCAGTACTACGATCAAGCATTGTCATTGATCGTTTCGGGGCGTGCGCGAGATGCGTTTAATCTGTCCGCGGAATCCAACGAGATCCGCGACGCTTATGGACGCAACACGTTCGGCCAGAGCTGTTTGTTGGCTCGGCGATTGGTCGAAGCCGGGACTCGCGTGGTCGAAGTCATTTGGCCCAAGGTGGCCAACAGCGACAACCATTCGTGGGACCATCACACCGGGCTCAGCAAACGGATGAAGGATCAATCGGCTCCGATGCTCGACTCGGCACTATCGACGCTGATCACGGACATGGACACTCGCGGATTGCTCGAAGATACCTTGGTGGTGGCGGTAGGCGAATTCGGTCGCAGTCCCCAGCGGGGCGTCAGCACCAGCGGAAACAACAACAGCGACGATGGCCGCGACCATTGGCCGTATTGCTACACCGCGGTGGTGGCTGGGGCGGGAACCAAACGCGGGTACATCCATGGCAAGAGCGACAAGACCGCTTCGGCGCCGCTGGAAAACCCGGTGCATCCGGCGGAGTTGTTAGCGACGATTTACCACAGCTTCGGGATCGCGCCAGAGACGATCGTCTACAACCATCTGAATCAACCGCGTGAATTGGTTAAAGCCGAAGCGATTTCCGCACTGATGGCATGA
- a CDS encoding DUF1549 domain-containing protein: MVFRTILFAVVSLICVELTANDDSVAGEPSASKASPSFARDIEPIFRNKCFGCHQPAKPLGQYVMTDFASLVAGGESGSPAIVPGKPDASYLIDQITPIDGHAEMPRSPAKPLHAIEIQTIRQWISEGAKDDSQTSAEPIFTAEYPPVYVGPPTLPSVDVSPDGKQIAVAGFHEVILLHSDNGETIARLIGMSPRINAVRFSPDGKRIAAIGGTPGVQGEVQIWDAASHELLMSRPWTHDTLSGASWSPDGSKLAFGATDNVVRAIDTQSGEQVLFQGAHDDWVRDTVFTPDGSHLVSVARDMSCKLTEVASERFVDNITSITPGALSGGLNSVAIHPQRNEILIGGADGVAKVYRVFRETARKIGDDANLIRNLPAMPGRIFSVAISPDGSRLAAASTLDGRSEVRVWKYDFMGTLSDEVKKIMAKRAPQRSAKEKEMLAAYQSKETTEIAKWNSDTAAVYAIRFSSDNRLVFTGNDAVLRQMDANGSQVSEFPIVAIENESSTKHHAFDAKAWMKMQAATAVSLTDESGVNAKSAANATSAVDAKSVRGLTVYPATIRLESPYAYCQLVVMATLADDSVVDVTRHCDINVPSLIAINDRGLIRPIEQGHRELVVRFGELTQTVAVDVRLDGNDANGNDANGDGTDGDNAAPGSVDYIHDVNPVLSRLGCNQGTCHGAQKGKNGFRLSLRGYDPVFDLRALKDDLAARRINPASPDDSLMLRKPLGLTPHQGGVLMVDGDPNHAILRRWIADGSHVDLQSPRVASIEIFPTNPTVQAIGARQQVRVVATYRNGTSRDVTGEAFIESGNSEVATADANGLLTTIRRGEAPILARFEGAYAATTLTVMGDRSGYEDPLLVTHNTIDELVARKWHRVKVVPSPLCDDATFLRRVHLDLTGLLPTSDQVKSFLADSTESRVKRSKVIDQLIGSEAYIAYWTNKWCDLLQVNRKFLGVEGSTKFREWIRTCVAENRPYDEFVRQVLTASGSNNENPPASYFKVLRTPEDTMENTTHLFLGIRFNCNKCHDHPFERWTQDQYFELAAYFAQVDLKKDPASGDRKIGGSAVEGAKPLFEIVADQSSGEIKHGRTGDVVAPDFPFAVEHPTSDDASRREQLARWMTDADNPYFARSYVNRLWGYLLGVGLIQPIDDIRAGNPPTNPELLDFLTDRFVESGFDVRAMHRLICNSRTYQLSIESNPLNEDDHLNYSHAMPRRLPAEVIYDAVHQVTGAVSSIPGVAKGTRAAALPDSGVKLADGFLQNLGRPARESACECERSSDLQLGPVMALISGPTVGTAISDPQNELAKIVENCPDDQTLAEEVFLRALGRRPSEPEVAAFKSIIDQVQRDHDALQKQLAQSEADWKLQRAELEAVRETKLAEVVAEIAKRTEAIKPERTRLEAERAKRIAAAENSLNEAQANLVTTTEKRFAGAADVEWHPLAAREWSASNKAVLTPQADRSIRASGNADKGIYTIKMSTGLKQITGFRLEALPADDLPRGGPGLADNGNFVVTELLIQVQNNGKDQKPEKVEIAKAEADFTQGGFDIKATFDGNAKDQGGWAVSPSLGVVHWATFKLKTPIANPEGCTLTFELHQFHNAAKHRLGRFRISATTAEGEIPLGQSESIAAALSTPAAQRSEAATKLIVDYGAATDKGIADLRAALAEARKPVPADPTLVQLEQRKKELSVATPDDPALVQLRKDLSESTKQLGNVRLTAAEDLAWALINSPAFLFNH, translated from the coding sequence ATGGTCTTTCGAACGATCTTGTTCGCAGTCGTTTCCCTGATCTGTGTGGAATTAACGGCGAACGACGATTCAGTGGCAGGCGAGCCCTCCGCTTCCAAGGCGTCGCCTAGTTTCGCTCGCGACATCGAGCCGATCTTTCGCAACAAGTGTTTTGGATGCCATCAACCGGCAAAACCGCTCGGCCAATACGTCATGACCGACTTTGCGTCGCTGGTTGCCGGTGGTGAAAGCGGCTCGCCGGCGATTGTTCCTGGCAAACCCGACGCCAGTTATCTGATCGACCAAATTACGCCGATCGATGGGCATGCCGAGATGCCAAGATCTCCGGCCAAACCACTGCACGCGATCGAGATTCAAACGATACGCCAGTGGATTTCCGAGGGAGCAAAGGATGATTCGCAAACATCCGCCGAGCCGATCTTCACCGCTGAGTATCCGCCCGTTTACGTCGGTCCGCCGACGCTGCCATCGGTTGATGTTTCTCCCGACGGAAAACAGATTGCTGTCGCAGGGTTTCATGAAGTCATCTTGCTTCATAGCGACAACGGGGAAACCATTGCACGATTGATCGGCATGAGTCCGCGAATCAATGCGGTCCGCTTTTCGCCCGATGGGAAACGGATCGCCGCGATCGGAGGCACGCCTGGGGTGCAAGGCGAAGTGCAGATCTGGGACGCCGCATCCCATGAATTGCTGATGTCGCGGCCGTGGACGCATGACACACTTAGCGGTGCCAGCTGGTCTCCGGACGGCAGCAAGCTTGCGTTCGGCGCCACTGACAACGTCGTTCGCGCTATCGATACTCAGTCGGGCGAACAGGTGCTGTTTCAAGGGGCGCATGACGACTGGGTTCGCGATACCGTCTTTACCCCCGATGGATCTCATTTGGTTTCAGTCGCTCGTGATATGTCGTGTAAGTTGACCGAGGTTGCCAGCGAGCGTTTTGTCGACAACATCACCTCGATCACGCCTGGAGCCCTTTCCGGCGGACTTAATAGCGTTGCGATTCATCCCCAACGCAATGAAATCTTGATCGGAGGTGCGGACGGGGTCGCCAAGGTCTATCGTGTGTTCCGCGAAACCGCTCGCAAAATTGGCGACGATGCCAACTTGATCCGCAATCTGCCAGCGATGCCAGGCCGAATCTTTAGTGTGGCGATCAGCCCCGATGGATCTCGGTTGGCCGCCGCATCGACGCTCGATGGTCGTAGCGAGGTGCGTGTTTGGAAGTACGATTTCATGGGGACTTTGTCGGACGAAGTCAAAAAGATCATGGCCAAACGAGCCCCTCAGCGCTCGGCTAAAGAAAAGGAAATGTTGGCAGCGTATCAGTCCAAGGAGACCACCGAGATCGCGAAATGGAATAGCGATACCGCCGCCGTCTACGCGATCCGTTTCTCGAGTGACAATCGCTTGGTGTTTACTGGGAACGACGCGGTGTTGCGGCAGATGGATGCCAACGGATCACAGGTGTCCGAGTTTCCCATCGTGGCGATCGAAAACGAATCGAGCACGAAACACCACGCCTTTGATGCCAAGGCATGGATGAAAATGCAGGCCGCGACCGCAGTATCGTTGACCGATGAGTCAGGGGTGAATGCCAAATCAGCCGCGAATGCTACATCGGCGGTGGACGCTAAATCGGTACGTGGATTGACAGTCTATCCCGCGACGATTCGTTTGGAATCGCCTTATGCCTATTGCCAGCTCGTCGTGATGGCAACGCTTGCGGACGATTCGGTGGTGGATGTAACGCGTCACTGCGACATCAACGTTCCCTCGCTAATTGCCATCAATGATCGCGGCTTGATCCGGCCTATCGAACAAGGGCATCGCGAGCTTGTCGTTCGTTTTGGCGAGCTGACTCAGACGGTCGCTGTCGATGTTCGCTTGGACGGTAACGATGCGAACGGTAACGATGCGAACGGTGACGGCACGGATGGTGACAACGCAGCGCCCGGCAGCGTCGATTACATTCACGACGTCAATCCGGTGCTCAGCCGATTGGGATGTAATCAAGGAACCTGTCACGGGGCGCAGAAGGGCAAAAATGGATTTCGTTTGTCGCTTCGTGGGTATGATCCCGTGTTCGATTTGCGAGCACTCAAAGACGACTTAGCAGCGCGGCGGATCAACCCGGCTTCGCCGGATGATTCGTTGATGCTGAGGAAACCGCTCGGTTTGACGCCGCATCAAGGGGGCGTGCTAATGGTCGACGGCGACCCGAACCACGCGATCCTGCGACGCTGGATTGCCGATGGAAGCCACGTGGATTTACAGTCACCCCGTGTCGCATCGATCGAAATTTTTCCAACCAACCCGACGGTCCAAGCGATTGGGGCGCGGCAACAAGTGCGAGTGGTCGCCACGTATCGCAACGGCACTTCGCGTGACGTGACCGGCGAAGCGTTTATCGAGAGCGGGAACTCCGAAGTGGCCACCGCCGATGCCAATGGATTGCTGACGACGATTCGCCGCGGCGAAGCCCCCATTCTTGCTCGTTTCGAAGGTGCCTATGCCGCAACAACCTTGACCGTGATGGGCGATCGCTCGGGTTACGAGGATCCGCTGCTGGTGACCCACAACACGATCGATGAACTTGTCGCCCGGAAATGGCACCGAGTCAAAGTCGTCCCCAGCCCGTTGTGTGATGACGCGACGTTTCTACGCCGCGTCCATCTCGATTTGACCGGATTGTTGCCCACCAGCGACCAAGTCAAATCGTTCTTGGCCGATTCGACCGAGTCACGCGTCAAACGATCCAAGGTGATTGATCAGTTGATTGGTAGTGAGGCCTACATCGCCTACTGGACCAACAAGTGGTGCGATCTGTTGCAAGTCAATCGTAAATTTCTCGGGGTCGAGGGAAGCACAAAGTTTCGCGAGTGGATTCGTACCTGCGTTGCAGAGAACCGGCCCTATGACGAATTTGTTCGCCAAGTGTTAACCGCCAGCGGATCGAACAATGAAAACCCTCCGGCTTCGTATTTTAAAGTGCTGAGAACGCCTGAAGATACGATGGAAAACACCACGCACTTGTTCTTGGGAATTCGTTTTAACTGCAACAAGTGCCACGACCATCCGTTTGAACGTTGGACGCAAGACCAGTACTTTGAACTGGCGGCCTACTTTGCTCAGGTTGATCTGAAGAAAGACCCCGCCTCGGGTGATCGCAAAATCGGTGGCTCGGCCGTCGAAGGGGCCAAGCCACTGTTTGAAATCGTGGCTGATCAATCCAGCGGCGAAATCAAACACGGCAGGACCGGAGATGTCGTGGCCCCGGATTTTCCCTTCGCCGTCGAGCATCCGACAAGTGACGATGCGTCGCGTCGCGAGCAGCTTGCTCGCTGGATGACCGATGCCGACAATCCCTATTTTGCCCGCAGTTACGTCAACCGATTATGGGGCTATCTGCTTGGCGTCGGTTTGATCCAGCCGATCGACGATATCCGCGCCGGCAACCCGCCGACGAACCCCGAGCTGCTGGATTTTCTGACGGATCGTTTTGTTGAATCCGGCTTCGACGTACGGGCGATGCATCGTTTGATTTGCAATAGCCGCACCTATCAATTGAGCATCGAGTCGAACCCGCTAAACGAAGACGATCATCTGAATTACTCGCATGCCATGCCGCGGCGATTGCCGGCCGAAGTGATTTATGATGCGGTGCATCAGGTCACCGGAGCGGTCAGTTCCATTCCCGGAGTGGCCAAGGGGACACGAGCCGCCGCGCTCCCCGATTCCGGGGTGAAACTTGCCGATGGATTCCTGCAGAACCTGGGCCGACCAGCCCGTGAAAGTGCGTGTGAATGTGAGCGATCCTCGGATCTGCAGCTGGGACCGGTGATGGCGTTGATCAGCGGTCCTACGGTCGGCACCGCGATTTCGGATCCGCAAAACGAACTCGCCAAAATCGTCGAAAACTGCCCCGACGACCAAACGCTTGCCGAAGAGGTTTTCTTGCGTGCGCTTGGACGCCGCCCCAGCGAACCCGAAGTCGCTGCGTTCAAAAGCATCATCGACCAAGTTCAACGCGATCACGATGCGCTGCAAAAACAGCTTGCTCAATCCGAGGCCGATTGGAAGCTTCAACGGGCTGAGTTAGAAGCCGTTCGTGAAACGAAACTTGCCGAGGTGGTCGCGGAGATCGCGAAACGTACTGAAGCGATCAAACCCGAACGAACGCGGCTCGAAGCAGAGCGGGCGAAACGGATCGCCGCGGCTGAAAACTCGCTTAACGAAGCACAAGCGAACTTGGTCACAACGACCGAAAAACGGTTCGCCGGTGCGGCGGACGTGGAGTGGCATCCCTTGGCAGCTCGCGAATGGTCGGCGTCGAACAAGGCGGTGTTGACACCGCAAGCGGACCGATCAATCCGAGCATCCGGTAACGCGGATAAAGGAATCTACACGATCAAGATGTCGACGGGGCTAAAGCAGATCACGGGGTTCCGGCTCGAAGCGTTGCCGGCTGACGATCTGCCTCGTGGTGGACCGGGGTTGGCCGACAACGGCAATTTTGTTGTCACTGAATTGCTGATCCAAGTGCAAAACAATGGCAAAGATCAGAAGCCGGAAAAGGTTGAAATCGCCAAGGCTGAAGCTGACTTCACTCAAGGCGGTTTCGACATCAAGGCCACGTTTGATGGAAATGCAAAGGACCAAGGCGGTTGGGCCGTGTCGCCTTCACTCGGCGTTGTTCATTGGGCCACGTTCAAGTTGAAAACTCCGATTGCGAATCCCGAAGGTTGTACGTTGACGTTCGAACTGCATCAATTTCATAACGCAGCGAAACATCGGTTAGGGCGATTCCGCATCTCGGCCACCACGGCCGAAGGTGAAATTCCGCTTGGCCAGAGCGAATCGATTGCCGCGGCGCTTTCGACTCCTGCGGCGCAGCGCAGCGAAGCGGCAACCAAGTTGATCGTCGATTACGGGGCGGCCACGGACAAAGGCATCGCTGATTTGCGTGCGGCATTGGCCGAAGCTAGGAAGCCGGTTCCAGCGGACCCGACGCTGGTGCAGTTGGAACAGCGTAAAAAGGAATTGTCGGTCGCGACGCCTGACGATCCCGCCCTGGTCCAACTTCGCAAAGACCTTTCCGAAAGTACGAAGCAGCTCGGCAACGTCCGTTTGACGGCGGCCGAAGATTTGGCGTGGGCGTTAATCAATAGTCCCGCGTTTCTGTTTAATCACTGA